Proteins from a single region of Rhodospirillales bacterium:
- a CDS encoding kinase/pyrophosphorylase has product MTDLSANGRENGEGTTIVLHMVSHASGEMVEMIARNAVAQLEGVRVERYLWKMVRNLSLLPDILAKIATSRGFVFHSIAATDIRMALEEGCEHLRVPCMFVLEPFVAKLAEFSGAPIHYRTAARDYIDEDYYRRVEAMKFTLAHDDGLASDHLDNADVVLVGVSRATKTPTCMYLASRGIKAANVPLVPDVPLPEGLLAYRNKAGAPLVVGLTVRPQVLADIRSARLKRLSEDNETVYSEIESVAREVTEARRLCLRQGWKIIDVTGRPIENTAAIIIDLLRERGMLHDLPSDHTGAA; this is encoded by the coding sequence GTGACGGACTTATCCGCGAACGGTCGAGAGAACGGCGAAGGCACGACGATCGTTCTGCACATGGTCTCCCATGCTTCCGGCGAGATGGTGGAGATGATCGCCCGCAACGCCGTCGCCCAGCTTGAAGGGGTACGCGTCGAACGGTACCTGTGGAAGATGGTGCGCAACCTGAGTCTGCTCCCCGATATTCTCGCCAAGATCGCGACGAGCCGGGGTTTCGTGTTTCACAGTATTGCAGCCACCGACATCCGTATGGCGCTGGAAGAGGGGTGCGAGCACCTGCGGGTTCCTTGCATGTTCGTGCTCGAGCCCTTTGTTGCGAAACTGGCGGAGTTCTCTGGGGCACCGATTCACTATCGCACGGCTGCACGCGACTACATCGACGAAGATTACTACCGCCGAGTAGAGGCGATGAAGTTCACCCTCGCGCATGACGACGGGCTCGCCTCGGATCATCTGGACAACGCGGACGTGGTGCTCGTCGGCGTCTCGCGCGCGACCAAGACGCCCACGTGCATGTACCTCGCCTCGCGCGGGATCAAGGCGGCGAACGTGCCGCTCGTCCCGGATGTGCCCCTTCCCGAGGGGTTGCTTGCCTATCGCAACAAGGCGGGCGCGCCGCTTGTCGTCGGGCTGACGGTCAGGCCGCAGGTGCTGGCCGACATCCGCAGCGCGCGCCTGAAGCGTCTGAGCGAGGACAACGAGACGGTATACTCGGAGATCGAATCGGTCGCACGCGAGGTCACCGAAGCCCGGCGACTCTGCCTGCGACAGGGCTGGAAGATCATCGATGTCACCGGGCGACCGATCGAAAACACCGCGGCGATCATCATTGATCTGTTGCGCGAGCGCGGGATGCTGCATGATCTTCCGTCGGATCATACCGGAGCCGCGTGA